The DNA window ttgcacaagagtcgcacacgactgaagcaacttagcaacagcagcagcatgtacctTTTGAGAATttcttatatacacatacacacaaaccttcttggttagtttttaaaaaatatacatataggcTAACATTATTTTACAACTTGCTTTTTTTCACTGATCAGTAGTACATAACGAACCCCTTCTGGTTCAGTATATACAGACGTGACTCATGTTTAATGGCTGGAGATGTTTAGTAACATGAATATACTGTACTTTATCTTACCAATCCCTTTGCTGATGGACAGTTAACTTCATTGTTCTGCCGTTACAAgtaatgctgaaatgaacatcCTCTTCATGTATAATTAAGTGTaactttttcattatatattctccacatataatacatataaaaatgtgaaattcaatatatatatatttacttgcaTTTGTGCAAATATTCCTGTAGGTGACTGCTGGGTAAAAGGAAATGCCCTACCTGCCTGCCTTTTTCTAGATAACAAATTTCAGACAATTTTACTTGTTAACAGAGAAAAAACTTTCAGTTTCAAAATATGCCAAAAGCATTCAGCTTTAAGTAGCACACACTGTGGATCAGGACTTGGTGAACTTGAGGACTGAAAGCATTTCTTGGCCTGCTTGCCTGGAAAGGACAGTTGTCCCTTGTAGACCTTTTGtcttcattattttcaaaatttcttctaaaatgaaaattaaaagataaaatccaATTAAATCATTTGGTGAAGTGTGTACAATCAGTACACAGTTTATTTAGTAACAGATTATTTACAAGCTCCAATCATCTGAGAGAACAGTGAACACCATGCAATTTCTATTAAAGTGAACTTGGACTTCAGATAGATGAGCGCACTCTGTATTTTCAGGGTGTTGCTGAGAACTTCTAGTCAAGACTGAATGACTACTGTGCGGTGGTAGCCTGCTCTGGACTCAACAGAAACAGGAGTTATACTTGCTATTACAATAAATGATTCATTTTTGAGTTGCCTGGCTCTAATCTCTGCCCTACGTTCCTCCTTCTGGATGAAAAACGCCAACAAGGGTATGGGCAAATCATACGGTGAAGTCGAAAAGTGGCAGTAAACGAAGTAGCTTCTTTTTTTCAGGAGTACTGAAAAAGTAAAACCTTCCCTTTGCTAATATTTAACACTACAAAGACAAAACAGGGAAACTGAagttaccaaaaacaaacaaacaaaaaaaaaaccacacacacacaactcaccTCCCCCTCAAACCTACAACACTAGTAATTATGATGTGATCTGAGGGACTGAGAATATAACATACCACATAAAAACCAAACCTGAGAtgtacagaaaagagaagaaagattacAGTCAATTTAGTTACCAACTAATCTGAAAGCCAGGATATAAAAATCAGTATCAGGAGATAGCTTTCATGATAAAACTTTAGATGAACTAAAGAATATACAGCAGAACTGCCAATGACATAAAGACTAGAAAATTCACAGTATTGAAGGTCAGGTGTTAGAAGAAGAAATTACAGACTCTGTATTTGGGTACTGGTTTATAAATTAGGGGAAAACCCCTCAAAAACACAATActctttaaaatcagaaaaatctaCCTCTTAAaaatctctctcctctttcaacatGAATGCTAATGCTGTGTCTGTATTAGCAGTTGTCAGCAACTACATTCATTAACATTCTGGGTTACTTAATTACAGTCTTTGACACAATTAACCTTGATTTCAGCTAAGGAAAtggttaaaagataaaatgatcTGTATTACCTGGATTGTTTTCTTTAATGGTGACTAAATAGAACAATCCTCTTGGTGAAAGGAGATCTGGAGccagtggtaagaatctgtctATGACTTCACGACCGTTTCTGCCACCAGCCCAAGCTGCCTGTATCCCGCGACTCCCGACCTGTTAGAAAGACTGTTCTAagttacacacacaaaaacacaatcTTTTTGACAAGCTACGATGACCAAACAGgtatgtattttgtattttacgGCTGATGAGGAGGTGGCGGTAAAGTTGAATCTGTGACCCACTATTTCCTAGCATGTGTAACCTTATATATAAGTCTCTAATCTTGATGAACTAGTttcctttctcatctgtaacattAGGAAAGTAACACTTTTATCTGTACAGTTAGGAAAATGATCAAAAAACAATCTTTTTATCTATTAGGAACAAATGAGGAAGTATATTTAAAGTTTGAGAACAATGCCCTGCACTTAATGTGGCTTAGTAATAGCTGTTACCATCAACATGTTTAAATTCCTCTATTTAAAACAGAACAATCAGAAAGAAACTAGATGGGAGAACTGGTATTATGAGAGATCTACTTCACAGCAACAAAGCTTGACAACATCCCACAGCAGCCGGCTCTCTTAGATACTCAGAGTATCACAGCCCTTTCTTAGGAACCCATTTATTACATAAAGGTACAAGGAAGCACTTTTTCCTATAACAATCTTATTATAGAAACAAAACCTTGAGAGTTTATATAGCATTAAAAATCTTTAGAGCCTTACCACTGTATATTGTTTCTAAAACTAAGGAATATATTGAAGAAATCACTCAGAAACTACTTAAActctaatataattattttctttctaatccCTTTAATGGTTTTTGTTCATATTTCAGTTTAAATTATCTATATACAGCTGTACACTCTACTTTTATTCATTTGTCAAGGCATAAAAGTAGTTTCTTTATACTTATAACCATGTTCATGTATAATTAAAAGAAGTATGTtcataaaccttaaaaaaaaacaaaaaaactgtactTTTCCCCTTTTACTCTTTTGTTCATCTGCTCCCCTCCCAtcttctatacacacacacacacacacacacacacacacacacacacacacacgtttttcttttttgtccatgTTCTACAAAGATAAGATTGTATCTACATTCTTACTTGTATCTTACTTTTCTCACTCAACAATACCTTATAGAAATCTCTTTGTGTGATCAGGTATAGTTCAATTTCCTTTGTAATGGCTACATAATATTTTATGGTATAAAAGTATCATCTCTTATTTAGCTGTTGCTGGACATTCAGCATGTccatttgcttaatttttttgtatttattctcaTATGTGTCATAAGCTTCTCCATATACTTTCCCACAAAGTTAATCACAGAAGGGCCTTTATCAGTTCCTCTGTTTTAATCAAGACTTTCCTCCTGGAGACTTCCTTTCCTAGCATTCCCAGCACTCCCTTTTTCTGGGGCTCATGTCTTCCTCCTCCTTGGCTTCCTCCCTTGTTTCGGAGGAGCCCACTCTCTGAATGTTTCACAGGGTACAGTGCTCTGTGGAAAGCGTGCATGGTGATGGCCCTGTTTAGCATGGACTAGGAGCCCTCGGTGCTGAACCCTCTCTACTTGCCTTCTGGGGATGCTCGGCCAGCTCTGTCTGCTTGCACTGGAGACAGCCCTTCAGGAGGATGGCCTGGCACCAACCACAATCTCACAGGCCACAGAGGGGTCATCTTCGGAAGGAGGGTCACCTTTGGTGGCCTGCTGACTGCCTGCTCCTAATCCTTGACAGGTCACAGGTTCAAACCACAATATCTAACCTCACATTTTTAGATGGAATAGTAAGTATAGACACAACTTTTTATATGCGCAAACTCCTGGTATTTGTATGTTACATCTCCTGGATCTAACCTCTAAGTTTCCTTACTTTTACcttcatgatttcattctttttatcttcataagccaaaatattttatttggtttcCAGACCACTGATTCAGGTCATGACAGAGACTACAGTCTCTCAATTTGTTTCCTAATGTTTTACATtgtaaaacatgtttttaagCTCCAGGAAATCTTTGTTATGCTGCCTTTTAACCCTGCTAACTGCTCTGCTAACGGAAGACACTAGCTTTCTCTGTTGGAACAGTGACAAAGCCCAAGACATTGCCCACACTCAATTATCTGTACAATTACACGCATAGCTTAGCAGTAGGAATGTGGCAGAAAGGAAGCCCAATCGTATTAGCATGTTCCCAGAATCTCCTCTTCATTCACTAGGCTTGCCAGTAGTTTGTGGGCCTGATAAACCATGATTTACTTGTTTCTTTCTGTTACATACTTAGGTTCATATTATTTGCCATCATATATAAAGCtgcaataaacatatttttgtaaATTACAACTTTTATTCTGTTGTTAATGATTTTCCTAAATTACATCCAAAAGACTGAGATTACTGGACTAAACCATTTTTGTTACTCTCTTGATATTTATTTCCATAGTGCTTTCCTGAGCtgcatgtattttatttagcTGCATTTCCCTCAACTGCTGCTCACCTTATAACAATGACTTTCCTTCTCAAATGATTTCATATGTCAGGGGAGCAACAGCTTCTCAGCAGGAGCGGCAGCAGCAATGCAGACCTCTCCCTTCTTGGTGGAGATGAATGCAATATTTATCAACCTTGCTGATAATCAAAGACTAAAATAGGTATAATAATTCAAAGGAAAGCAAGCCTTAGTCCACTATTACACTTCTGTCTGCTTTGTCCATTACTTCTTTAAATTGGGAAGTGGTTAACATGGTTggtttccttggtggcacagagggtaaagaatccaggaagcacaggagacgggggtttgatccctggatcaggaagatcccctggagaagaaaatggcaacccactccagtattcttgcctgggaaattccatggacagaggagcctggcaggctacagtccgtggggtcacaaagagtcagacatgactgagtgcctaacacttcttttttttttctttttctttctaacacTTCTAATATGGTTTACCTCTTCATGACTGAAAACTTTATAATTATGTATTTCAAGGTTATACCTTTTCCTATCTGAAGTGAGAATTggttctcctcctcccccacttccAAATCCTTGTGAAAGGAGGAAACCTGAGCCTTTCAGAGATAATTCCTATGTGAATTTAAGgctgattaaaatattttgttttgcagATTTGTTATTCATGACaaaggtacacacacacatacgattTAAATACCATGGCCTGATATGGATGGGATTTTAAAGACTAGATATGGATcacagttttaatttccattaatttCAGGCTCCTTTCCTATGTCTACCAATAGTATTCAATAATTGACAATTATGAGtaaaatcaggcttccctgatagctcagttggtaaagaatctgcatgcaatgcaggagatcctggttcaattcctgggttgggaagatctgctggagaagggacaggctacccactccaatattcttaggcttcccttgtggctcagctggtaaagaatctgcctgcagtgtgggagacctgggtttgatccctgggttgggaagatcccctggagaagggaaaggctacccactccagtattctggcctagagaattccacagactgtatagtctatgtagtcacaaagagtcagacacgactgagcgactttcacttccacacGAGTAAAATCATAGCAGTCTGCTATTAGCAGCTGACTGATGTCATATGATGAAGTACATTTGATCTGAGACAGAAAACAGCTGAAAATATTAGTAATTAAATTTTGCTGTACGTCTTACCTCTTCAGGTGGAGTCACAACATAAGGAGGATTAAACACAAGAAGATCAACACTTTCCTTCAATCTTGGTAGCAAGCCTTTGACCTAAAAAATGTTCAAGAGAGTCAGAATTTTAAGCTGgacccagaaataaataaataagtagatggTTGAATAGATGGATCAatcaatcaattttaaaatatattctcccaCGTTTTTAGACAAAAGTGTGTTAGAGGCCATATTTAAGACAGAAATGgagataaatatttttgtattttgattcagattaaaaaaaaacatgtttccaCCTATAAACAAGGAAAATAAGCTATTTATCAGAATGAACACTCCGCTCTTCAGTAGCTTCAACAGCTACACTCTGGGCTCACTTTTAGAAGATAAAATAAGAAGAAGGCAAGCTCTCATATATTCTACATAGATTTATACACAACTTTAAATTTATAGCTGctaacttaaatatttattttctacaacTAAGGGAAATGTTTTATAAGATGACAGAAAACATATATTAATGACAAAAATACCAGATGATAGGGCTGTACTTTTCTTTGTACTTCTTTAGTAACTTGTAAATGGACTGGCTGAAACAATtatatatcaaagaaaaaaagaactaagaaTAGTGGGAAGAGACACTAAAAACATAAGTTGTTTGGCATCTTATAAATCTTTGAAC is part of the Bos indicus x Bos taurus breed Angus x Brahman F1 hybrid chromosome 1, Bos_hybrid_MaternalHap_v2.0, whole genome shotgun sequence genome and encodes:
- the N6AMT1 gene encoding methyltransferase N6AMT1 isoform X1, which codes for MAAPSFPTPLHGHVGRGDFSDVYEPAEDTFLLLDALEAAAAELTGVEICLEVGSGSGVVSAFLASVIGPQALYMCTDVNPEAAACTLETARCNKVHIQPIITDLVKGLLPRLKESVDLLVFNPPYVVTPPEEVGSRGIQAAWAGGRNGREVIDRFLPLAPDLLSPRGLFYLVTIKENNPEEILKIMKTKGLQGTTVLSRQAGQEMLSVLKFTKS